The Metamycoplasma phocicerebrale genome includes a region encoding these proteins:
- the pyk gene encoding pyruvate kinase — translation MKFNEQRTKIVATIGPSSDNYKTMRALIEAGVTTIRANFSHGTLEDHKHKFDLARKISAEIDRPISLMLDTKGPEIRVGKIQNDICSIPANHNLLIKTDKNSYENLQGDENTISVSYRMDLDVAEGDKVLLDDGKLVTIVREIRPAEVIVETINSHKLKTNKRVNIPGVDFSLPFLSEKDIEDIKWGAKYKVDYIAASFVNNAKQVKQIREILDENNGQNIQIISKIESQMAINNIDEIIRASDGIMVARGDLGLEIPYYDVPYWQKKIIRAARVQGKEVIVATQMLDSMENNPLPTRAEVTDVYYAVELGADATMLSGESASGKYPIEAVKTMSQIAKRAEKEYFTELFYERQIQKVANDQNSRMLIAYEVASILQQGEYKYAIVLSHSGKLLKEVAKYRPNAYIIGVVSDDKLVWSYGITAGIFCEKHSEAVRALIKYNHDAGRQVLGSYGAKKGDKFIVVDSMNITFHEY, via the coding sequence ATGAAATTTAATGAACAAAGAACAAAAATAGTTGCCACTATAGGCCCGTCAAGTGATAACTATAAAACAATGAGAGCTTTAATAGAAGCTGGAGTGACAACTATAAGGGCAAATTTTTCTCATGGCACTTTAGAAGACCATAAGCATAAATTTGATTTAGCAAGAAAAATTTCCGCTGAAATAGATAGGCCAATATCATTAATGTTAGATACTAAAGGTCCGGAAATTAGAGTCGGAAAAATACAAAATGATATTTGTAGCATTCCTGCTAATCACAATCTTTTAATTAAAACTGATAAAAACTCTTATGAAAATTTACAAGGCGATGAAAACACTATAAGTGTTTCATATCGCATGGATTTAGACGTAGCTGAAGGGGATAAAGTTTTATTAGACGATGGTAAATTAGTAACTATAGTAAGGGAAATAAGGCCAGCTGAAGTAATTGTTGAAACAATTAATTCTCACAAATTAAAAACAAATAAAAGAGTCAATATACCAGGTGTAGACTTTTCATTACCTTTTTTAAGTGAAAAAGATATTGAAGATATTAAATGAGGTGCTAAATATAAAGTTGATTATATAGCGGCTTCTTTTGTTAACAATGCCAAACAAGTAAAACAAATTAGAGAAATTCTAGATGAAAATAATGGCCAAAATATTCAAATTATTTCAAAAATAGAATCACAAATGGCAATTAATAATATTGATGAAATAATTAGAGCTTCAGATGGAATAATGGTAGCTCGTGGTGATTTAGGTTTAGAAATTCCATATTACGATGTTCCATATTGACAAAAGAAAATTATTCGGGCAGCAAGAGTGCAAGGCAAAGAAGTTATAGTTGCAACTCAAATGCTAGATTCAATGGAAAACAATCCATTACCAACTCGAGCAGAGGTAACAGATGTTTATTATGCAGTGGAATTGGGCGCTGATGCAACAATGCTTTCTGGCGAATCGGCAAGTGGAAAATATCCAATAGAAGCAGTAAAAACAATGTCTCAAATAGCTAAGAGAGCAGAAAAAGAATATTTTACTGAATTATTTTATGAAAGGCAAATTCAAAAAGTTGCTAATGATCAAAATTCAAGAATGCTTATTGCTTATGAAGTAGCCTCAATTTTGCAACAAGGTGAATACAAATATGCTATTGTTTTAAGTCATAGTGGAAAACTTTTGAAAGAGGTAGCAAAATATAGACCAAATGCTTATATAATTGGTGTAGTTAGTGATGATAAATTAGTTTGAAGTTATGGAATTACTGCTGGAATATTT